The genomic segment TTGATAGTTACTTAATTGTCCATTTTACATCACAGTATTTTGCTTTTTGGTATGCAGGTTAAAACAGAAAGGAAGTTGGATCTGTTTTCACCTCTATACTAATAGTTCATGAATAGGGCGTATTTTTAAGTTAGGTAATTTAGTGATACACAAAATGttttttagaaattataataaaataagtataacaTAACTTTTATGAAGTGTAATTAGTAGATAGTaaatctttattataaaatagatttaaattaATGATATCAATAAATTCATAGTTCAAatctttacatattattttctttaagtatAACTTTTTTGGCATATTTTCTTTAAGCATAACTTTTTTGGCATATTTTCTTTAAACATAACTTTTTTGGCATAATAATTTCTATTAAATGAAGTAGTCTCGACATTCGTCGTAAAATTTCTTCCATTCTATACATGCTGCAGTCTGAATAATGTCCGGACAGTCctaaaaatatatcatttatatattaatatgcaagcgaaaaactttgtacttaaccctttttacgaaaaatgggaaaacgtacGTGCATGAAAtattgcacagttatagtttatatggtgaaagagtgcatcgagctaatattattttgatattatgcatttatcatacattttttaacaaataaaacattacacacactacaacacacacacatgagaaatgacagatttttgagtgacaagcctatacatacgaattatactcttttatttgtggttgaagtctgttgacaacaagttgacaaattgaaagtggattatagtttttttattgaatctaagatactattagacaatgcttacatagccagtctgagatcagctaagtcccagagacaagagttgaaaaaattttttttttacaaaatataggtagtagtcctaatgtcgttgaaactaaggtcgactttcgaccattgggcgatctctagtttggataattaaataaaaaacactaaacaagaaattttaaaatattgttcttaTACTTACTACATTCACATAATTCCTTATACAGCCTTGAAATTCAAAGAACTTACAAGTCTTTATTGGTAACTGCTTTGTTATTTGGTAGATTTGTTTGCAATGAGTCCTTCCAGCAATGATTACAGTTCTAAACATTGTGTTAAGGCTTATCCATACATCGAGATGGTCGAAATATTTCTCCATACTCAAATTATTTTCTGTATCCAGCAATCCATATTTGTCTAAAACGCACTCCCAATAGTCACACTAAAGCAAGTTTAATGAATAAGTTGTTAATTAtagtaaacatttttatatcgttattttcttattattatgaGCTAATGAACAACGTACCATCAAGAAAGTCGGTTTATAAGCAGAAAACGGGCTATGCAATTTAGTAGGGCTTATGTATGTAGAGGTATATTAACTATCCGCCTTTGAATGAATTTCTCTGGTGCCACAATACAACGGCTTGTCGTATTTCTCCGAATTGCTTTATTGATATCGGCGCCATCTGTTTCTAACCTTCGAAGGAGTCTCTAAGTTGACACAGCATGAAAGTGACTTGTCAAAGTTACtaggatatattattatctctatcTTTCCTGAATATTATACTCTACTTACGCCGTTTATAAAATTTCTTTGGCTACCAGTAATATTGACAGTTCTGTCTGTGAACGACAGAAAAATCTTGGCGCCGCACTCTCGAGCTGTCTCCCTGTTAAAAAATGGCGGGAAAATACAACACTGTCTATCCTGTGGACAAACGAGGATACAAAAAATGACAATGGTCCAAACGAAGGAAATCACAAAACTTAAAATTAGCTAATTAAATTGTTGCGAGAATTAATGTAACTGGCCACGTGGTTACTAACAATGTAAGCAAGCTCAAATGTATTGCTATCGTGATTCGCGACGGCATAGGCACGCTATAAAAGCAGGAGAgggatataataaataataatattctattattatcataaagttaatatacctagcggaatagagcaacaatctcgagctgtcaaacgaaactgaaattggtttcatctgtgtgtaaaaatatgtgtacgtatacacttaaataagcatgattgaacatgatttctatgagattaaattgtcaacgtgcggcacgtgccgactggacgtcaaaaaaagagtgctgctctcatgtatcacacgtctctttttaccacgcagtgttactgatagtgacatctctcttgctcaggcctttgtttctctattccgctaggtatattaactttatctaatatctttaaacgagcaattcttgtataaatcggctccaacgattttcatgaaatttagtacaaagggggtttcgggggcgataaatcgatctagctaggaattattttcagaaaatgtctttttactcgtgttttatcgataatcgataaactgaaaaatatgactcgtcctgacatctattggcgaataataatactattatgtgagcaactaattgttttaacgaccagcagatggcgttattgagtaacacgaagtcaatgagtgtttgctataataccgagcaaagctcggtcatccaggtactgattATTATAGaggaatataattatattgaagTGAAAGAGATTAGAGGGTAGGCTATAGTGATGAATCACTGGATGAAATTCAACATGTTTCTTCCATCATGACTCGAATTCGCTAGGACATCGTCACCTTAGTCATATTCTTATTATTGAGAACTATTATAATGTATGTTCCTAGCGTATTAATAACATGTTTACTTGCCGTGATATCATATGTTCCTATGCAACATTCTGGTCTGGGCAACGGCGGAAGATCAAACACATCTCGTGTGTGCACCTACAAGATGCAAAACTTATTGTTAGGTTCATGGTAATTGGTATATAATATCTTCGCaaggttaaaacttaaaagggtTCTGAAATGGTTAAGGAGACAAACCACTTTTCCAGGAAACTGAGCCTTTGGAGGTAGATAGAACTAAAATTTATTCTGCCTCTTTTCAACCAATAACCTtcagctttaatttttttttttaatgaaataagggggcaaacgagcaaacgggtcacctgatggaaagcaacttccgtcgcccatggacactcgcagcatcagaagagctgcaagtgcgttgccggccttttaagagggaatagggcaataggggagggtagggaagggaagggaagagaagggaatagttgagggtaggtaagggaatagggtaggggttaggggattgggcctccggtaaactcactcactcggcgaaacacagagcaagtgctgtttcacgccggttttctgtaagaacgtggtatttatccggtcgagccggcccattcgtgccgaagcatggctctcccacgtataaattaagaaatatacgacataattttgtaaagataaaaaaagaaagataATTTCTAAagctaaataaaaatagaatactTACCGtatcaaaacaaacaaaaacagcGACAAAAACATATAGGTAAGTTGTTATCATTTTATTCAGAACGAAATTCCAAATTTTACAATTGAATTTAGTACGAGTGGTAGAGGCAAACGACTAATGTTATCGTAAGATGGAAATCGATATGTTGAAATAacgtttaaaatttataaacaaagctgttgcatattttgaaacttatAAACGGCCATGTTCTAATGTTTTACATGTCCAGAAATCATTTAAAACCATAGTTAAGTTAGAATTAGTCATCAAGAAAACGGAGTATTTTGTATGATCTTTAGTAGGTAGTAACTACAATTTCAGTGGGAAAAGTTATAAGGATAAAGTTAGTCATTATGTACTAAAAGAGTTATTGATAAGGATGGaagtataatatagtataatatagggTTAATTAATTAGCAAAAAATAACAAAGTATttgcaaattacaaaaaatgctTTATTTAATTCGCATTACATAAAATTTTGAAGTCCGAATTTTTATGGTCTgaatgattttttatttcacttttggGGTTTGTAAGCTTTGCACTCCTCGATGTGGTCCTTGAGCTTCTTGCAGTTGTCACTATCTACCCAAGCTGGACAGTTCTGAAAATGTAgggaataaaatttaaaaatatgaaaactcaGAAACTGCGAAAGAGTTTGGTAcgccttaaaatattttctggtatTCATCATTCGGATTCATATTacttaatgattattttttttatctaaaatcCAACATGTCAATAACAGGATAACTGAATcttaaagccaaaaaaatcCAAAACAATTTCAAGGCCCCACTTTTGGTCGGGGGCTAAAAAGTTAAACGTCTTGTGAAAGTCAAATTtcttcagacgctgatatacaCTAATATCCTAATATgatatacgaaaactggacagttctggaaatattacctacttacgggtcgaattgataacctctttTTTTAAGACGAGTGAATTTCAGAGGCTAAGAAAATAGACTAAGGCTAGGTTTCGTTCCCGCGTTCCCTTTGCTCTCCCGCTAGTTAGTTTTTGtaatagattttaatttttattttgttatttagttacccatttttttatttaagtatctctTCTTTATTCTAAATTTATTGTCCCTGTCCGGGCACAGGTAACAATTCGCTCAAAACTCACCTCGAACAGCACGTGAGAGATGCAGAAGATGGCTCTGTTGGGTTCACAGATCTCCTTCGGTCCCCCGGGGCCTTCGGCAGTCAGACACTTGTCCTTGGCGATGGCGACGGCAGCAGCGAACTCGGGGTTGGCTTCAGCGTACTTGTCGAGGAAGGCTTTGCTGGCATCCTTGTCGACCTTATCGCCGTCCGTGATGAGATTCTTCTTGCTCAGCACGCAGATAGATTTTTTGCActgaaagttttttatttaaaaaaatgtacttacttggaatttttatttattttcttcttcctAAATAAAAAATGCCAATTAAGGtacattgttttaataaattaaactagatTTTTGTTGAATTCGTTACGCCGAAATTCGCTTCTCAAGCGGGTATCGCTCTACATTTttggcggggattaatctcaatccaaaacgataactttgcacacaacca from the Aricia agestis chromosome 14, ilAriAges1.1, whole genome shotgun sequence genome contains:
- the LOC121733693 gene encoding general odorant-binding protein 68-like isoform X2 → MFGAKIIFVSLAVFQAVYSADVPPQCRGPPPGVNAHECCEIPKIFSEEELSSCGIEKPDGSKPGPPPHAHDCKKSICVLSKKNLITDGDKVDKDASKAFLDKYAEANPEFAAAVAIAKDKCLTAEGPGGPKEICEPNRAIFCISHVLFENCPAWVDSDNCKKLKDHIEECKAYKPQK
- the LOC121733692 gene encoding uncharacterized protein LOC121733692 produces the protein MITTYLYVFVAVFVCFDTVHTRDVFDLPPLPRPECCIGTYDITDRQCCIFPPFFNRETARECGAKIFLSFTDRTVNITGSQRNFINGCDYWECVLDKYGLLDTENNLSMEKYFDHLDVWISLNTMFRTVIIAGRTHCKQIYQITKQLPIKTCKFFEFQGCIRNYVNVDCPDIIQTAACIEWKKFYDECRDYFI
- the LOC121733693 gene encoding general odorant-binding protein 68-like isoform X1, whose amino-acid sequence is MFGAKIIFVSLAVFQAVYSADVPPQCRGPPPGVVNAHECCEIPKIFSEEELSSCGIEKPDGSKPGPPPHAHDCKKSICVLSKKNLITDGDKVDKDASKAFLDKYAEANPEFAAAVAIAKDKCLTAEGPGGPKEICEPNRAIFCISHVLFENCPAWVDSDNCKKLKDHIEECKAYKPQK